A genome region from Nycticebus coucang isolate mNycCou1 chromosome 4, mNycCou1.pri, whole genome shotgun sequence includes the following:
- the RANBP1 gene encoding ran-specific GTPase-activating protein isoform X2 yields MAATKDTHEDHDTSTENADESNHDPQFEPIVSLPEQEIKTLEEDEEELFKMRAKLFRFASENDLPEWKERGTGDVKLLKHKEKGTIRLLMRRDKTLKICANHYITPMMELKPNAGSDRAWVWNTHADFADECPKPELLAIRFLNAENAQKFKTKFEECRKEIEEREKKGSGKNDNAEKVAEKLEALSVKEETKEEAEEKQ; encoded by the exons ATGGCGGCCACCAAG GACACTCATGAGGACCATGATACCTCCACTGAAAACGCAGATGAGTCCAACCATGACCCACAGTTTGAGCCAATAGTTTCTCTTCCTGAGCAAGAAATTAAAACGCtggaagaagatgaagaggagctttttaaaat GCGTGCAAAGCTATTCCGATTTGCTTCTGAGAATGATCTTCCAGAATGGAAGGAACGAGGCACTGGTGACGTCAAGCTCCTTAAGCACAAGGAGAAAGGGACCATCCGCCTTCTCATGAGGAGGGACAAGACCCTGAAGATCTGCGCCAACCACTACA TCACACCGATGATGGAACTGAAGCCCAATGCGGGCAGTGACCGTGCCTGGGTCTGGAACACCCACGCCGACTTCGCTGATGAGTGTCCCAAGCCGGAGCTGTTGGCCATCCGCTTTCTAAATGCTGAAA atgcacagaaattcaaaacaaagttTGAAGAATGCAGGAAAGAgattgaagagagagaaaagaaag GATCAGGCAAAAACGATAATGCCGAAAAAGTAGCTGAAAAGCTAGAAGCTCTTTCAGTGAAGGAGGAGACCAAGGAGGAAGCTGAGGAGAAGCAATAA
- the RANBP1 gene encoding ran-specific GTPase-activating protein isoform X1, translating to MAATKDTHEDHDTSTENADESNHDPQFEPIVSLPEQEIKTLEEDEEELFKMRAKLFRFASENDLPEWKERGTGDVKLLKHKEKGTIRLLMRRDKTLKICANHYITPMMELKPNAGSDRAWVWNTHADFADECPKPELLAIRFLNAENAQKFKTKFEECRKEIEEREKKAGSGKNDNAEKVAEKLEALSVKEETKEEAEEKQ from the exons ATGGCGGCCACCAAG GACACTCATGAGGACCATGATACCTCCACTGAAAACGCAGATGAGTCCAACCATGACCCACAGTTTGAGCCAATAGTTTCTCTTCCTGAGCAAGAAATTAAAACGCtggaagaagatgaagaggagctttttaaaat GCGTGCAAAGCTATTCCGATTTGCTTCTGAGAATGATCTTCCAGAATGGAAGGAACGAGGCACTGGTGACGTCAAGCTCCTTAAGCACAAGGAGAAAGGGACCATCCGCCTTCTCATGAGGAGGGACAAGACCCTGAAGATCTGCGCCAACCACTACA TCACACCGATGATGGAACTGAAGCCCAATGCGGGCAGTGACCGTGCCTGGGTCTGGAACACCCACGCCGACTTCGCTGATGAGTGTCCCAAGCCGGAGCTGTTGGCCATCCGCTTTCTAAATGCTGAAA atgcacagaaattcaaaacaaagttTGAAGAATGCAGGAAAGAgattgaagagagagaaaagaaag CAGGATCAGGCAAAAACGATAATGCCGAAAAAGTAGCTGAAAAGCTAGAAGCTCTTTCAGTGAAGGAGGAGACCAAGGAGGAAGCTGAGGAGAAGCAATAA
- the TRMT2A gene encoding tRNA (uracil-5-)-methyltransferase homolog A gives MSNKLDCEGPEPIEGCSQDSSDARGGPAAPAPREEEGAGAAAESAPQPGLYSYIRDDVFTSEIFKLELQNVPRHASFSDVRRFLGRFGLQPHKTKLFGQPPCAFVTFRSAAERDKALRVLHGALWKGRPLSVRLARPKADPLAKRRRQEGEGEAPVTRVADVVTPLWTVPYAEQLEQKRLECEQVLQKLAKEIGHTNRAMLPWLLSQRHKHNKACCPLEGVHPSPQQTEYRNKCEFLVGVGVDGENNTVGCRLGKYKGGSCAVAAPFDTVHIPEATKQVVKAFQEFIRSTPYSAYDPETYTGHWRQLTVRTSRRGQAMAIAHFHPQKLSPGELAELKASLAQHFVAGSGKTSGVTCLYFVEEGQRKTPSQEGLPLEHVAGDRCIHEDLLGLTFRISPHAFFQVNTPAAEVLYTVIQEWAQLDGGSTVLDVCCGTGTIGLALARKVKRVIGVELCPEAVEDAWVNAHTNELSNVEFHCGRAEDLMPALVSRLASQQLVAILDPPRAGLHSKVILALRRAENLKRILYVSCNPRAAMGNFVDLCRAPSNRVKGIPFQPVKAVAVDLFPQTPHCPETSGRQLFQSRAYHGARRQGDSHSPAQGPQGAQRQASSWLPPGPACCHGLWAVGFGL, from the exons ATGAGCAACAAGCTGGACTGCGAA GGCCCGGAGCCCATAGAGGGCTGCAGCCAGGACAGCAGCGATGCCCGGGGCGGCCCTGCGGCCCCAGCACCCcgggaggaggagggggctggCGCTGCCGCAGAGTCAGCGCCCCAGCCCGGGCTGTACAGCTACATCAGAGACGACGTGTTTACCTCGGAGATCTTCAAGCTGGAGCTACAAAACGTGCCTCGCCACGCCAGTTTCAGTGACGTCCGACGCTTTTTGGGCCGCTTCGGCCTGCAGCCCCACAAGACCAAACTCTTCGGGCAACCACCCTGCGCCTTCGTGACGTTCCGCAGCGCTGCTGAGCGGGACAAGGCCCTGCGTGTGTTGCACGGTGCCCTCTGGAAAGGCCGCCCGCTCAGCGTGCGCCTGGCCCGGCCCAAGGCTGACCCCCTGGCCAAGAGGAGGCGACAGGAAGGTGAGGGCGAGGCTCCTGTGACGCGTGTTGCCGACGTGGTGACCCCTCTTTGGACAGTGCCCTATGCTGAGCAGCTGGAGCAGAAGCGACTGGAGTGTGAGCAGGTGCTGCAGAAACTCGCCAA GGAAATCGGGCACACCAACCGAGCCATGCTGCCCTGGCTGCTCTCACAGAGGCACAAGCACAACAAGGCCTGTTGCCCGCTGGAGGGGGTCCACCCGTCACCCCAGCAG ACTGAGTATCGTAATAAGTGTGAGTTTCTGGTTGGCGTCGGGGTGGACGGAGAGAACAACACAGTTGGCTGCCGGCTTGGCAAGTATAAGGGTGGGTCATGTGCCGTGGCTGCCCCCTTTGACACCGTGCACATCCCTGAAGCCACCAAGCAAGTGGTGAAGGCTTTCCAGGAATTCATTCG GTCCACGCCATACTCGGCATATGACCCAGAGACATACACAGGCCACTGGAGGCAGCTGACTGTGCGCACCAGTCGTCGTGGCCAGGCCATGGCCATTGCCCACTTCCACCCCCAG AAACTAAGCCCTGGGGAACTAGCAGAGCTGAAGGCCTCCCTAGCACAGCACTTTGTGGCAGGGTCAGGCAAGACCAGTGGGGTAACCTGCCTCTACTTCGTTGAAGAGGGACAGCG AAAGACTCCCAGTCAGGAGGGCCTGCccttggagcatgtggctgggGACCGGTGCATCCACGAGGACCTGCTTGGGCTAACCTTCCGGATCTCTCCTCACGCCTTCTTTCAG GTGAACACACCTGCCGCTGAGGTCCTCTACACAGTCATCCAAGAGTGGGCCCAGCTGGATGGGGGCAGCACGGTGCTGGATGTATGCTGTGGTACAGGCACTAttggcctggccctggccagg AAAGTAAAGAGAGTCATTGGGGTTGAGCTGTGCCCAGAGGCTGTGGAGGACGCCTGGGTGAATGCCCACACCAACG AGCTGAGCAACGTTGAGTTCCACTGTGGAAGGGCTGAGGACCTGATGCCTGCCCTGGTTAGCAGACTGGCCTCCCAACAGCTGGTGGCCATCCTGGACCCACCCCGTGCTGGCCTAC ATTCCAAGGTGATCCTGGCCCTCCGCAGAGCTGAGAACCTCAAACGGATCCTTTACGTCTCCTGCAATCCCCGGGCAGCCATGGGCAACTTTGTGGA CCTCTGCAGGGCCCCATCTAACCGCGTAAAGGGCATCCCGTTCCAGCCTGTCAAAGCTGTGGCCGTGGACCTGTTCCCACAGACCCCACACT GTCCCGAGACCAGCGGCAGGCAGCTCTTCCAGAGCAGGGCCTATCATGGGGCCAGAAGGCAAGGGGACTCCCACAGCCCTGCCCAGGGACCCCAGGGTGCTCAGAGGCAAGCAAGCAGCTGGCTCCCACCAGGACCAGCCTGTTGCCATgggctgtgggctgtgggctTCGGGCTCTGA